One Paraburkholderia flagellata genomic window carries:
- the rpsU gene encoding 30S ribosomal protein S21: MTTVILKPDEPVEVALRRFRRAIERTGLIPELRARTAYEKPTAERKRKKAAAVARLRKQIKRSLPPKKQY, translated from the coding sequence TTGACTACCGTAATTCTGAAACCCGACGAGCCCGTGGAAGTTGCATTACGTCGTTTCCGTCGCGCGATCGAGCGCACCGGCTTGATTCCGGAGCTTCGCGCCCGGACGGCCTATGAAAAACCGACCGCAGAACGCAAGCGCAAAAAGGCGGCCGCAGTGGCACGCCTGCGCAAGCAGATCAAACGTTCGTTGCCGCCGAAAAAGCAGTACTAG
- a CDS encoding c-type cytochrome produces the protein MMFLRTRITTVVATVVALFVVLGAAGLAFMYSGVYDVSASSRDNPIVAKLLHGTYEASLHRHAGSDVAPGDLLSFENIRAGARMYDASCALCHGAPDRPLSAVGQGIQPAAPSLLSASRRNKPALMFWTIKHGVNMTAMPSFGKTQSDDAIWQVAAFIYAERGISRDKYDLLVHANAQADSTAASLKSLISAPGKD, from the coding sequence ATGATGTTTCTTCGTACCAGAATCACGACAGTTGTCGCTACCGTTGTGGCGCTGTTCGTTGTGCTCGGCGCTGCAGGTTTGGCCTTCATGTACTCCGGCGTATATGACGTTTCGGCAAGCTCCAGAGACAACCCGATCGTAGCGAAGCTGCTGCACGGAACTTACGAGGCCTCGTTGCATCGGCATGCTGGATCGGACGTCGCGCCTGGCGATTTGCTGTCGTTTGAAAACATTCGTGCAGGTGCGCGAATGTATGACGCGAGTTGTGCTCTCTGTCACGGTGCGCCGGACCGGCCACTGAGTGCCGTTGGACAGGGTATTCAGCCCGCAGCGCCCTCGCTGCTGTCCGCGAGCCGTCGGAACAAGCCCGCGCTGATGTTCTGGACGATCAAGCATGGCGTGAACATGACGGCTATGCCTTCGTTCGGCAAGACACAGTCGGACGACGCCATTTGGCAAGTAGCGGCGTTTATTTACGCCGAACGCGGAATATCGCGCGATAAATATGACCTGCTCGTACACGCCAACGCCCAAGCCGACAGCACGGCGGCATCGCTCAAGAGCCTGATATCAGCGCCTGGTAAAGACTGA
- a CDS encoding pyridoxamine 5'-phosphate oxidase family protein, protein MDQIVDTVWARLHAGANAGKERSPFTMLQAATIALDGAPTVRTVVLRHASREQRSVMFHTDVRSTKVTELRRDPRISLVGCDLDGGIQIRLHGVARIVDAPAETREVWNASRPRTLIVYRTPVAPATPLASPAEAHATTQAEDLDSAAGFDNFCLIEVTVARIDYLDLNPAGHMRASLVFEEGKWRGTWIAP, encoded by the coding sequence ATGGATCAAATCGTCGACACGGTGTGGGCGCGCCTGCACGCTGGCGCAAACGCCGGCAAGGAGCGCTCGCCCTTCACGATGCTGCAGGCCGCGACGATTGCGCTAGACGGTGCACCCACCGTGCGGACGGTCGTGCTGCGACACGCCTCTCGCGAGCAACGTTCAGTCATGTTTCATACCGACGTGCGGTCTACGAAGGTGACCGAATTGAGGCGCGACCCGCGCATATCGCTCGTCGGCTGCGATCTCGACGGTGGCATTCAAATACGGCTGCATGGCGTTGCGAGAATCGTCGATGCGCCGGCGGAAACGAGAGAGGTCTGGAACGCGAGCAGACCTCGAACGTTGATCGTCTATCGCACGCCGGTTGCGCCCGCGACGCCGCTCGCGTCTCCCGCTGAAGCGCATGCAACGACGCAGGCCGAAGATCTCGACTCAGCGGCCGGATTCGACAACTTCTGCCTGATTGAAGTGACCGTAGCGAGAATCGACTACCTCGATCTGAATCCCGCTGGGCATATGCGGGCCAGTCTCGTGTTTGAAGAAGGGAAATGGCGCGGGACCTGGATCGCGCCTTGA
- a CDS encoding cold-shock protein: MDTGTVKWFNDSKGFGFITPDKGGDDLFAHFSEIRSDGFKTLAENQKVSFETKQGPKGLQAANIKPL; this comes from the coding sequence ATGGATACCGGTACCGTTAAGTGGTTCAACGACAGCAAAGGCTTTGGCTTCATTACCCCGGACAAGGGCGGCGACGACCTGTTCGCTCACTTCTCCGAGATCCGCAGCGACGGCTTCAAGACGCTGGCTGAAAATCAGAAGGTGAGCTTCGAAACGAAGCAAGGCCCGAAGGGTCTGCAAGCGGCTAACATCAAGCCGCTGTAA
- a CDS encoding type II secretion system protein, producing MSSAARTSHAARPVKVRARRRLAPRTARESGLALLALLIALMLMSIALAGALDVWSMQRRREQEKQLLFAGNQYRLAILRYYRVGRAYPATVDELLDDTRFPKPLHHLRFAYPDPVTGKNDWVPMLQGDRFYGVFSRSEEATIKRAGFPRQYEDFEGATTYDGWKFIFLAPGLRTTQSNAGGLTAPRQSTGFPALSGFDGGFLPGQRMPGSR from the coding sequence ATGAGCAGCGCGGCCCGCACGTCGCACGCCGCCCGGCCCGTGAAAGTGCGGGCCAGGCGGCGCCTCGCGCCGCGTACGGCGCGTGAGAGCGGGCTTGCGCTGTTAGCGCTTTTGATTGCGCTGATGCTGATGTCGATCGCATTGGCGGGCGCGCTCGACGTGTGGTCGATGCAACGCCGCCGCGAGCAGGAAAAGCAGTTGCTGTTCGCTGGCAACCAGTACCGGTTGGCGATTCTGCGGTACTACCGTGTTGGCCGGGCTTATCCCGCAACGGTCGATGAACTGCTCGACGACACACGCTTTCCCAAGCCTTTGCATCATCTGCGCTTTGCCTATCCGGATCCGGTCACGGGCAAGAACGACTGGGTGCCAATGCTGCAGGGCGATCGTTTCTACGGTGTCTTCAGCAGATCAGAGGAGGCCACGATCAAACGCGCGGGATTTCCGCGGCAGTACGAGGACTTTGAGGGCGCTACGACCTATGACGGATGGAAGTTCATTTTTCTGGCCCCAGGCCTGCGCACCACGCAGAGCAACGCTGGCGGCCTCACGGCACCCCGGCAATCAACCGGCTTTCCTGCGCTGTCCGGCTTTGATGGTGGATTCCTGCCGGGGCAGCGGATGCCCGGGTCACGGTGA
- a CDS encoding type IV pilin protein: MKPAHTRKTRGFTLIELVVVMAIIGLLLTIAVPRYMHSIELGKEQVRRQNVAVMRNAIDQYYGDNGQYPETLDELVAKHYLRAVPVDPVNGDDKWAVIASPDETKPGVYDVAPASSAQGAPPRAEGGAK; this comes from the coding sequence ATGAAACCCGCTCACACGCGCAAAACCCGCGGCTTCACACTGATCGAACTCGTCGTCGTGATGGCCATCATCGGCCTTCTGCTGACGATAGCGGTGCCGCGCTACATGCACAGCATCGAACTCGGCAAGGAGCAGGTCCGGCGCCAGAACGTCGCGGTGATGCGCAATGCGATCGACCAGTACTACGGGGACAACGGCCAGTATCCCGAGACGCTCGACGAACTGGTGGCGAAGCATTACTTGCGCGCCGTTCCCGTCGATCCGGTCAATGGCGATGACAAATGGGCGGTGATCGCTTCGCCGGACGAAACGAAGCCGGGCGTCTATGACGTGGCGCCGGCTAGCAGTGCGCAGGGGGCGCCTCCGCGCGCGGAGGGGGGCGCGAAATGA
- a CDS encoding SDR family oxidoreductase translates to MAVEKVALVTAAGKGMGAAIARELAASGYRLALMSPSGSAAELAKELGGFGFTGSVTEPDCIDRFVRETLEKYGRIDAVVNNTGHPPKGDLLSIADEQWHLGLDLILLNVARVLRRVTPAFLEQGGGAVVNISSFAADAPEQAMPVSSALRAALSSFTRLYADRYAKDNIRINSVLPGFIDSWPETPEIVARIPVGRFGKTQEIAQTVAFLLSDAAGYITGQNIRVDGGIVRAL, encoded by the coding sequence ATGGCAGTAGAAAAAGTAGCACTCGTCACGGCGGCCGGCAAGGGCATGGGCGCGGCGATCGCGCGCGAACTGGCAGCCAGCGGCTACCGCCTGGCCTTGATGTCGCCCTCCGGCAGCGCGGCCGAACTGGCGAAAGAACTGGGTGGATTCGGCTTTACGGGCTCGGTAACCGAGCCCGACTGTATCGACCGATTCGTTCGCGAAACGCTTGAAAAGTACGGCCGCATCGACGCCGTGGTGAACAACACGGGGCACCCGCCGAAGGGCGATTTGCTTTCCATCGCCGACGAACAGTGGCACCTCGGGCTCGATCTCATCTTGCTCAACGTCGCTCGCGTGCTGCGCCGCGTGACGCCGGCGTTTCTCGAACAAGGCGGCGGCGCGGTGGTGAATATCTCGAGTTTTGCCGCCGATGCGCCGGAGCAGGCCATGCCCGTTTCTTCCGCACTGCGCGCCGCGTTGAGTTCGTTCACACGTCTCTATGCCGATCGCTACGCCAAGGACAATATTCGAATCAATTCCGTGCTGCCGGGATTTATCGACAGCTGGCCCGAAACTCCCGAGATCGTTGCCCGCATTCCGGTTGGCCGCTTCGGCAAGACACAGGAGATCGCGCAAACGGTCGCATTCCTCTTGTCGGATGCCGCGGGGTACATCACGGGGCAAAACATCCGTGTCGATGGCGGCATCGTGCGTGCCCTGTAA
- a CDS encoding lactonase family protein, translated as MSFVTCRSSFLCPAVALATALGFASISVAQADSEADVRGAVYVLSNQPSVNSVIVFSRAENGTLTYAATYPTGGKGAGAGADPLGSQGSLTLDSGFLLAVNAGSNDVSLFAIDGNKLTLLDREPSGGQLPVSVAVKGPIAYVLNAGGTPNISGYFVDAFGKRLVALPGSQRPLAGGANAQPAQVKFAPEGNELLVTEKGTQLIDTYAVGFTGYASTATPHASNGVTPFGFSITSRGYAIVSEAGSGSVSSYNVEDGKHLDSISASIHLGQSAPCWLVTTGDGRYAYTANAGSGTISSLQIGADGTLSLLNAAAGTLSAPLDMALSSRSKYLYVREGNGAVSGFRVKPDGTLEPIGSVTGVPPGAQGIAAR; from the coding sequence ATGTCATTTGTCACCTGCAGGTCATCGTTTCTATGTCCAGCCGTCGCGCTCGCAACTGCGTTGGGATTCGCTTCAATCAGTGTTGCACAAGCTGATTCTGAGGCTGATGTGCGAGGGGCGGTCTACGTCCTGTCGAATCAGCCGTCTGTAAACTCGGTCATTGTCTTTTCTCGAGCTGAAAACGGGACACTTACCTACGCGGCTACTTACCCAACCGGCGGAAAAGGTGCGGGCGCCGGGGCCGATCCACTAGGCTCGCAGGGTTCGCTGACGCTGGACTCGGGTTTTCTGCTCGCTGTGAATGCCGGCAGCAATGATGTTTCGCTGTTCGCGATCGACGGCAACAAGCTGACGCTGCTCGACAGAGAACCATCGGGCGGTCAATTGCCCGTCAGCGTGGCTGTGAAGGGGCCCATCGCGTATGTGCTCAATGCCGGCGGCACACCGAACATCAGCGGATATTTCGTCGACGCGTTCGGCAAGCGCCTCGTCGCGCTACCCGGCTCGCAACGGCCACTTGCCGGCGGCGCCAACGCCCAGCCTGCGCAGGTCAAGTTCGCACCGGAAGGCAACGAATTGCTGGTGACCGAAAAGGGCACGCAACTCATTGACACGTATGCCGTTGGCTTTACCGGTTACGCCTCGACTGCAACGCCTCACGCCTCAAACGGCGTCACGCCGTTCGGCTTTTCGATCACATCACGCGGCTATGCAATCGTCTCCGAAGCCGGGTCCGGTTCGGTTTCCTCATATAACGTCGAGGACGGCAAACATCTTGATTCGATCAGTGCTTCGATTCATCTGGGCCAGTCCGCCCCGTGCTGGCTCGTCACGACTGGCGACGGGCGTTATGCCTATACCGCCAATGCTGGTAGCGGCACGATCAGCAGTTTGCAGATTGGCGCGGACGGTACGCTAAGCTTGCTCAATGCAGCAGCAGGAACGCTCAGCGCGCCACTCGACATGGCACTCAGCAGTCGCAGCAAATACCTCTACGTGCGGGAAGGAAACGGCGCGGTAAGTGGCTTTCGCGTGAAGCCTGACGGTACGCTCGAACCGATTGGTTCAGTGACCGGCGTACCGCCTGGAGCCCAGGGGATCGCGGCGCGCTAG
- a CDS encoding type II secretion system protein, with translation MRLRGTRQFDQRGFTLIELVITLALVGILALAIMPFSELMVQRQKELQLSDALREIRTALDAYKEASDTGLIDKDAEASGYPPTLTVLVTGVKNARDPKGGLLMFLRHVPRDPFFSGDPDTLAEDTWRVRAYGEPPDQAAGADPAMMNEQAGKDVFDVSSKSDRVGINGIPYRQW, from the coding sequence ATGCGCTTGCGCGGCACACGCCAGTTCGATCAGCGCGGATTCACGCTGATCGAACTGGTGATCACGCTCGCGCTCGTGGGCATTCTTGCGCTGGCGATCATGCCGTTTTCGGAACTAATGGTGCAGCGTCAAAAGGAGCTGCAGCTCAGTGACGCGTTGCGCGAGATTCGTACTGCGCTCGACGCCTACAAGGAGGCGAGCGATACCGGTCTCATCGACAAGGATGCGGAAGCGTCGGGCTATCCGCCGACGCTGACCGTGCTCGTGACGGGCGTGAAGAACGCCCGCGATCCGAAAGGCGGCCTGCTGATGTTCCTGCGTCACGTGCCGCGCGATCCCTTCTTTAGCGGCGACCCGGACACGCTTGCCGAGGACACGTGGCGCGTGCGGGCCTATGGAGAGCCGCCGGATCAGGCGGCGGGCGCCGACCCGGCCATGATGAATGAACAGGCTGGCAAGGATGTGTTCGACGTGTCGTCGAAATCCGATCGCGTCGGCATTAACGGTATCCCGTACAGACAATGGTGA
- a CDS encoding type IV pilus secretin PilQ, translating into MNTSRTRGASRDGDSGPPTRLSPVIRFPVPCRGAMQVARRRALAIAVSVLAISGCMHVPNIHDDPTDAQAKVDYLNQRNAQVTTLLDQADQYRKSYQFDDAIRNLFQAYAIDPTNERIRKIGMQIDQDRKDLAILQEAERMMKRGAYTQAAERVHRVLVENPTNTLAQQMQTEINAKLSQQRADRDDRLAASSIMQKPVTLQFREANVRMVFEALSRTTGLNVIFDRDVRADLKTTIFVTNASVQDTVDMILMQNQLDKKQLNANTIFIYPATPAKQLEYQELKVRTFQLSNVEAKQIQQLLKSILKIKEVVIDERANTVTVRGTPDTIKVAEEMIAAQDLPDPEVMMEVEVLEVSHERLTDLGIDWPNSFTMSTPSTATTWGILHHLTINELNVSSLSATANFKLTDTDADLLASPRIRTRNNEKARIMIGDKVPVISSSSTPSTSGPSYTQMIQYLDVGIKLEVQPRVYRDGDVGIQLNLEVSNITNTISSSNSNGLNSLAYQIGTRSASTSLRLRDGETQILGGLISDEDRRNANKVPGLGQLPVLGRLFSNHQGDHVKTEIVLQITPHIVRPQIAPDADTQELWSGTDVNVHADQLRLDPVVASAATSVEPVAKPMPGMVGGGTVGGTSSRGGAEAYPALPSPSNGAFGQTAPPPRTTPPPEPYGGRFSRAPVPQAAPAGQSGQSAAPAPAAPPAADQTGGEAESAAAPPPAPPAMLQMPPGTMPSDNPLRPVEGGY; encoded by the coding sequence ATGAACACCTCACGCACACGGGGTGCGAGCCGCGATGGGGACAGCGGCCCGCCGACACGCCTCTCGCCAGTCATCCGGTTTCCTGTTCCGTGCCGGGGCGCGATGCAGGTCGCGAGGAGGCGCGCGCTGGCGATTGCCGTGTCCGTGCTCGCCATTAGCGGCTGCATGCACGTACCGAATATCCATGACGATCCGACCGACGCGCAGGCGAAAGTCGACTATCTGAACCAGCGCAACGCTCAGGTCACCACGCTGCTCGACCAGGCTGATCAATACCGCAAGAGCTACCAGTTCGACGACGCGATCCGGAACCTCTTCCAGGCGTACGCCATCGACCCGACCAATGAGCGCATCCGCAAGATCGGCATGCAGATCGATCAGGATCGCAAGGACCTGGCCATCCTTCAGGAGGCCGAACGGATGATGAAGCGCGGCGCCTATACGCAGGCGGCCGAACGGGTGCACCGCGTGCTGGTGGAGAACCCGACCAATACCCTCGCTCAGCAGATGCAGACGGAAATCAACGCAAAGCTCAGTCAGCAACGCGCGGATCGCGACGACAGGCTCGCTGCTTCATCGATCATGCAGAAACCGGTGACGCTGCAGTTTCGCGAAGCGAACGTGCGCATGGTGTTCGAAGCGTTGTCCCGCACCACCGGGCTGAACGTCATCTTCGACCGCGACGTCCGCGCCGATCTGAAGACGACGATCTTCGTGACGAACGCTTCGGTGCAGGACACGGTCGACATGATCCTGATGCAGAATCAGCTCGACAAGAAGCAACTCAACGCGAATACGATTTTCATTTATCCCGCCACTCCCGCCAAGCAGCTCGAATATCAGGAACTCAAGGTGCGCACGTTCCAGCTGTCGAACGTCGAGGCCAAGCAGATCCAGCAGTTGCTGAAGAGCATTCTCAAGATCAAGGAGGTCGTGATCGACGAGCGGGCGAATACGGTGACGGTTCGCGGCACGCCGGACACGATCAAGGTTGCCGAAGAGATGATCGCCGCGCAGGATCTGCCGGATCCCGAGGTGATGATGGAAGTCGAGGTGCTGGAAGTGTCGCACGAGCGCCTCACCGATCTTGGCATCGACTGGCCGAACTCGTTCACGATGTCGACCCCGAGCACCGCGACGACATGGGGCATTCTGCATCATCTGACGATCAATGAACTGAATGTCAGCAGCCTTTCGGCCACGGCGAACTTCAAGCTGACCGACACCGATGCGGATCTGCTTGCGAGCCCGCGCATCAGGACACGCAACAACGAGAAGGCGCGCATCATGATTGGCGACAAGGTGCCGGTGATCTCGAGTTCCAGCACGCCGAGCACGAGCGGCCCGTCTTATACACAGATGATTCAGTACCTCGATGTCGGCATCAAGCTGGAAGTGCAACCACGGGTCTATCGCGACGGCGACGTCGGCATCCAGCTGAATCTCGAAGTCAGCAACATCACCAATACGATCTCAAGCAGCAATTCAAATGGCCTGAATTCGCTCGCCTATCAGATCGGGACACGCAGCGCGTCGACGAGTTTGCGTCTGCGCGATGGCGAAACCCAGATTCTCGGCGGCCTCATCTCGGATGAAGACCGTAGGAATGCTAACAAGGTCCCCGGTCTTGGCCAGTTGCCGGTACTCGGGAGGCTGTTCTCCAACCACCAGGGCGACCACGTCAAGACCGAGATCGTGTTGCAGATCACCCCGCACATCGTCCGACCGCAGATTGCCCCCGATGCGGACACGCAGGAATTGTGGTCGGGCACCGATGTCAATGTGCACGCCGATCAGCTTCGGCTGGATCCCGTCGTGGCGAGTGCGGCAACGTCCGTGGAACCGGTGGCAAAGCCGATGCCTGGCATGGTCGGCGGCGGCACGGTTGGCGGCACGTCTTCGCGAGGGGGCGCCGAGGCGTATCCCGCACTGCCGTCGCCTTCGAACGGCGCGTTCGGACAAACGGCGCCGCCGCCGCGCACGACGCCGCCCCCTGAACCGTATGGTGGACGATTCTCGCGAGCGCCTGTGCCGCAAGCGGCTCCCGCTGGGCAGTCCGGGCAGAGCGCAGCGCCGGCACCGGCCGCGCCGCCGGCAGCGGATCAGACGGGCGGCGAAGCGGAGTCCGCCGCGGCACCGCCGCCCGCACCGCCCGCGATGCTCCAAATGCCGCCTGGCACCATGCCGAGCGATAACCCGCTGCGCCCGGTCGAGGGCGGGTACTGA
- a CDS encoding GspE/PulE family protein, producing the protein MAQTSLSADELREQLAAQFRMKSIGMRELNRLEPDFEVVSFVDATTRLCVCFHDPNDSDSHGLLFVIVDPLDARTRGWVEHRMRSQPGVPYSWALASAGDINAYLTVREKDVRAMDSLAFDDPIQNTVDPASLALTLQGISNDDSPVVRLLNSTIYDALKMMASDIHLECRANGLMIKCRVDGVLTVVGRAEGRDVADQVLSRVKVISELDIAERRVPQDGRFKAQYAGREIDFRVSIMPNQFGEDAVLRILDRYQLSQSAGGLTLEALGFQEGDTRFMRTIASMPYGMLLVTGPTGSGKTTTLYAILTEINNGLEKIVTIEDPVEYQLGEILQIPVNEAKGLTFARGLRSILRHDPDKIMVGEIRDPETAQIAVQAALTGHQVFTTVHANNVFDVIGRFTNMEVDPYSFVSALNGVIAQRLLRQCCPDCMTEDTVDKETLIRSGIDPEAAGSYLFRRGAGCAACRGSGYRGRRAIAEALRMNDELRQLLSERAPLGHIKAAAMRYGMQTLRVAAIELVKRGETTLEEINRVTMVE; encoded by the coding sequence ATGGCGCAGACCTCGCTCAGCGCGGACGAGCTTCGCGAGCAACTGGCAGCGCAATTCCGCATGAAGTCGATTGGCATGCGCGAGCTGAATCGGCTCGAACCGGATTTCGAAGTCGTTTCGTTCGTCGACGCGACGACCCGTCTCTGTGTGTGCTTTCACGATCCAAACGACAGCGATAGTCATGGGCTGCTGTTCGTGATCGTCGATCCGCTCGATGCTCGCACGCGCGGCTGGGTCGAGCACCGGATGCGCTCGCAGCCGGGCGTCCCGTATAGCTGGGCACTCGCAAGCGCAGGAGACATCAATGCGTATCTGACCGTGCGCGAAAAGGACGTTCGCGCGATGGACTCCCTCGCGTTCGATGATCCGATCCAGAACACGGTCGATCCGGCCTCGCTGGCGTTGACGCTGCAGGGCATCAGCAACGATGACAGTCCGGTGGTCAGACTGCTCAATTCGACGATCTACGACGCGCTCAAGATGATGGCGAGCGACATTCACCTCGAGTGCCGCGCGAATGGGCTGATGATCAAGTGCCGGGTGGACGGTGTGCTCACCGTGGTCGGCCGTGCCGAGGGCCGCGACGTCGCGGACCAGGTGCTCTCGCGCGTGAAAGTGATCTCCGAGCTCGATATCGCGGAGCGACGCGTGCCCCAGGACGGCCGCTTCAAGGCGCAGTACGCGGGGCGTGAAATCGACTTCCGCGTGTCGATCATGCCGAACCAGTTTGGCGAGGATGCTGTGTTGCGGATTCTGGACCGCTATCAGCTTTCGCAATCCGCAGGCGGTCTGACGCTCGAGGCACTCGGTTTTCAGGAGGGCGACACGCGCTTCATGCGTACGATCGCGTCGATGCCGTACGGGATGTTGCTCGTCACGGGGCCGACCGGCAGCGGCAAGACCACGACGCTCTACGCGATTCTCACGGAAATCAACAACGGCCTCGAAAAGATCGTGACGATCGAGGATCCGGTCGAATACCAGCTCGGCGAGATCCTGCAAATTCCGGTCAACGAAGCAAAGGGACTCACGTTCGCACGCGGGCTGCGCTCGATTCTCCGGCACGACCCGGACAAGATCATGGTCGGAGAAATCCGCGATCCGGAAACCGCGCAAATCGCCGTGCAGGCCGCACTGACCGGGCACCAGGTGTTCACGACCGTCCACGCGAACAACGTGTTCGACGTAATAGGCCGCTTCACCAACATGGAGGTCGATCCGTACTCCTTCGTTTCCGCCCTCAATGGCGTGATTGCGCAGAGACTGTTGCGGCAATGCTGTCCAGACTGCATGACCGAAGACACGGTTGACAAGGAGACGCTCATCCGCTCGGGAATCGACCCGGAAGCCGCGGGCAGCTACCTCTTTCGCCGGGGCGCCGGCTGTGCCGCATGCCGCGGCAGCGGGTATCGCGGACGTCGTGCGATCGCCGAGGCGCTGCGCATGAACGACGAACTTCGGCAACTGCTGTCGGAGCGCGCGCCACTTGGGCACATCAAGGCTGCGGCGATGCGCTATGGCATGCAGACGCTGCGCGTCGCCGCGATCGAGCTCGTGAAGCGCGGCGAAACGACACTCGAGGAGATCAACCGTGTCACGATGGTTGAATAG
- a CDS encoding DUF1223 domain-containing protein yields MFVRLVAVASLLLVAPVVASARPVVVELFTSEGCSSCPPADAFLSELSHDRPELLPLAFHVTYWNSLGWQDPYSLEAATQRQADYAARFGDSPYTPEMVIDGQKGLVGSNRRAAEAAISFAQKADEAGVVVSGVRHGRTISVTVGRGTGHAQVLLVGYDAAHVTSVARGENTGRTLRESNIVRSIQTVGEWTGAPLKLEPISTAGEQAAILIQSPDGAIIGAARVANEGL; encoded by the coding sequence ATGTTTGTACGGCTCGTTGCTGTCGCGTCCTTGCTCCTTGTCGCACCCGTTGTGGCGTCAGCCCGCCCGGTCGTTGTTGAGCTGTTTACTTCCGAAGGGTGCTCCTCGTGCCCTCCGGCCGACGCCTTTTTGTCGGAGCTCTCTCATGACCGTCCGGAGCTGCTTCCACTCGCGTTTCATGTGACGTACTGGAACAGTCTGGGCTGGCAGGACCCGTACTCGCTGGAGGCGGCCACGCAGCGCCAGGCGGACTATGCGGCTCGCTTTGGTGACAGTCCCTATACGCCGGAAATGGTGATCGACGGTCAGAAGGGACTTGTTGGTTCGAATCGGCGTGCAGCCGAGGCGGCGATCAGCTTCGCTCAAAAAGCTGACGAGGCCGGGGTGGTTGTTAGTGGTGTGCGTCACGGCAGGACGATATCAGTCACGGTTGGGCGCGGCACCGGCCATGCGCAAGTCCTGCTGGTGGGATATGACGCCGCGCATGTGACGAGCGTTGCGCGAGGCGAAAACACGGGGCGCACGCTCAGGGAGTCAAATATCGTTCGCTCGATACAAACCGTCGGCGAATGGACTGGCGCTCCGTTGAAGCTTGAACCCATCTCAACCGCCGGTGAACAGGCGGCAATACTGATTCAGTCACCGGACGGTGCAATTATCGGCGCGGCGCGAGTTGCCAACGAAGGGCTTTGA